A genomic region of Dictyoglomus sp. NZ13-RE01 contains the following coding sequences:
- the recJ gene encoding single-stranded-DNA-specific exonuclease RecJ → MFKWVFLPGNERQEEELIRNLNISPLLARLLVNRDITDVESARKFLNPSFQNLHDPFKYFSELERAIDYLLYIRDKKKKILIYGDYDADGITSTALLLKFLRKWGWEADYYIPHRLVEGYGLKKETLQKLNLSEYSLLITVDCGINSIEEVNYLRRNGLEVIITDHHIPMQNNIPDALIVFNPHLKNYPFPYLAGVGTVFKFIQAIAEKLNYNLFNEKGIFELVTLGTLGDQVELKDENRVLVKHGLKELINTKNFGIKHLIKKAGLSNYSSFDTKDVVFYLVPRLNAIGRLREVKEAIDLILTEDENIALELAEILDRENRERQRIKDEVYNSAEELIEEYFRKENDNVPIIILYNENWHKGVLGLVAADLAEKYNRPVLLGRIEDEYVVGSGRGVEDVDIYNFIKSLSHYLSRFGGHKSAVGFSIEKSEWDKFYKSAIELAWKLWGDLDLSPKIKIDAKLDIKEINSNLFLDIERLSPFGPGNEEPYFLIPNSTVQDLYEYKPGKRFNVRVVDVSGTVLSVTGFGTTDKLQNNKNEFMDMVVRIHKGSFGGEKFYKFHLEDFKLADKAKINIQHSKREKGRYLINVDNDIEKNLLIEKIRKIKKEVIIVTSSWNKEYWQFNDLTFISPWNLEKNLDYLEKASLIVWEDAELLLSINDFVDLYEKYVKNLKSHIFFITLINDEKTFLDISKLLNIRFIRYSSKASRPFLADLRFSKNRIKEEETFKRINALFYPTQYPFKYYNHLVFQSPPLLLSELRRWTKISKHSYLFFGKDEILEAYKRLQEKLNTLLREEQVFFKKNALDFLLLLQRGRLSEIYSLLFYYEAFEPK, encoded by the coding sequence ATGTTCAAATGGGTTTTTTTGCCTGGAAATGAAAGGCAAGAAGAGGAGCTTATAAGAAATTTAAACATATCTCCTCTTCTTGCCCGTCTTCTTGTTAATCGTGATATTACCGATGTAGAATCTGCTCGTAAATTCCTTAACCCTTCTTTTCAAAATCTTCACGATCCTTTTAAATACTTTTCTGAACTTGAAAGAGCCATAGATTATCTTCTATATATTAGGGATAAGAAAAAAAAGATTCTCATATATGGAGATTATGATGCAGATGGTATAACATCTACAGCACTTCTATTGAAATTTCTTAGAAAATGGGGATGGGAAGCGGACTATTATATTCCTCATAGATTAGTTGAAGGTTATGGCTTAAAAAAAGAGACTCTTCAAAAATTAAACCTTTCTGAATATAGCTTACTTATTACGGTAGATTGTGGGATAAATAGTATAGAGGAGGTTAATTATCTTAGGAGAAATGGTTTAGAAGTTATTATTACTGATCATCATATTCCAATGCAAAATAATATTCCAGATGCACTAATAGTATTTAATCCTCATCTTAAGAATTATCCATTCCCATATCTTGCAGGAGTTGGCACTGTTTTTAAGTTTATACAAGCAATAGCAGAAAAATTAAATTATAACTTATTTAATGAAAAGGGAATATTCGAATTGGTTACTTTAGGTACTTTGGGAGATCAAGTAGAATTAAAGGATGAAAATAGAGTATTGGTTAAACATGGTCTAAAGGAGCTCATCAATACTAAAAATTTTGGAATTAAACATCTTATAAAAAAAGCAGGACTTAGTAATTATTCTTCATTCGATACAAAAGATGTTGTTTTTTATTTAGTTCCTCGGTTAAATGCTATTGGTAGACTTCGGGAAGTAAAAGAGGCGATAGATCTTATTCTTACAGAAGATGAAAATATAGCATTAGAGCTTGCAGAAATTTTAGATAGGGAAAATCGAGAAAGGCAGAGGATTAAAGATGAAGTTTATAATTCTGCAGAAGAATTAATTGAGGAATATTTTAGGAAAGAAAATGATAATGTGCCAATAATTATACTTTACAATGAAAATTGGCATAAAGGAGTTTTAGGATTAGTAGCTGCAGATTTGGCGGAGAAATATAATAGACCTGTATTATTGGGTAGAATTGAAGATGAATATGTGGTTGGATCAGGTAGAGGAGTGGAAGATGTAGATATATACAACTTTATCAAAAGCCTCTCCCACTACCTTAGTAGGTTTGGTGGACATAAATCTGCAGTTGGTTTTAGTATTGAAAAGAGTGAATGGGATAAATTTTATAAATCCGCTATTGAACTTGCCTGGAAGTTGTGGGGTGATTTGGATTTATCTCCAAAGATTAAAATTGATGCAAAACTTGATATTAAAGAGATTAATTCAAATTTGTTTTTAGATATTGAAAGATTATCTCCTTTTGGACCAGGAAACGAGGAGCCCTATTTTCTTATTCCTAATTCTACTGTTCAAGATCTGTATGAATATAAGCCAGGAAAAAGATTTAATGTAAGAGTAGTTGATGTTTCTGGCACTGTTTTGTCGGTAACGGGTTTTGGAACCACTGATAAGCTCCAGAACAATAAGAATGAATTTATGGATATGGTGGTTAGAATCCATAAAGGTAGTTTTGGCGGTGAAAAATTCTATAAATTTCACTTGGAAGATTTTAAGTTAGCGGATAAAGCAAAAATAAATATTCAACATTCAAAAAGAGAAAAAGGGCGATATCTGATTAATGTAGATAATGATATAGAAAAAAATTTGCTTATAGAAAAAATAAGGAAAATAAAGAAAGAGGTAATTATAGTAACTTCATCTTGGAACAAAGAATATTGGCAATTTAATGATTTAACTTTTATTTCTCCATGGAATTTAGAGAAAAATTTGGATTATTTAGAGAAAGCATCTTTAATAGTTTGGGAGGATGCAGAATTATTGCTATCAATAAATGATTTTGTGGATCTTTATGAAAAGTATGTAAAAAATTTAAAGTCTCATATATTTTTTATCACGTTAATAAACGATGAAAAAACTTTTTTAGATATATCTAAACTTTTAAACATCAGATTCATAAGATATTCTTCAAAGGCATCAAGACCATTTTTGGCTGATCTTAGATTTTCTAAAAATAGGATTAAGGAGGAAGAAACCTTTAAAAGAATAAATGCTTTATTTTATCCCACACAATACCCCTTTAAATATTACAACCATTTGGTTTTTCAAAGCCCTCCCTTGCTTTTATCAGAGTTAAGAAGATGGACAAAAATATCAAAACATTCTTATCTATTTTTTGGAAAGGATGAAATATTAGAGGCTTATAAAAGACTTCAGGAAAAGTTGAATACTCTCTTGAGGGAAGAGCAAGTATTTTTTAAAAAGAATGCTCTTGATTTTCTACTTCTTCTTCAGAGAGGTCGTCTCTCTGAAATTTATTCTCTTCTATTCTATTATGAAGCTTTCGAGCCAAAGTAA
- the secF gene encoding protein translocase subunit SecF produces MKEINFLGKNVRRFYFAVSLIFIIICIVSLFTKGLNYSIDFQSGTLIHYKLENPLNTKQISEIRRIVNSMFAKSMVQTASDLKEVWIRTKPLNDEEYKKLSSELEKILGKYTGKDLTTIEPTISKELTEKAILASVLAVIVMLVYITLRFRFDYAISAIVGETFVILGTIGLFSIFQWEVSPSFIAALLTLLGYDINDAIIVFDRIRENIKLYPKEDFVKVANKSINQVLVRTLYTVITTLLAITPLLIMGGEVLRPFIIALYLGILLGTYSNIFVASGLLTEFREVRKA; encoded by the coding sequence GTGAAAGAGATAAACTTTTTAGGCAAGAATGTTAGAAGGTTTTATTTTGCAGTTTCTCTAATATTTATAATAATCTGTATTGTTTCACTTTTTACAAAAGGGTTAAATTATAGTATAGATTTTCAAAGTGGAACATTAATCCATTATAAATTAGAAAATCCTCTAAATACAAAACAGATATCAGAGATAAGAAGAATTGTAAATAGTATGTTTGCAAAGTCAATGGTACAAACAGCCTCTGATTTAAAAGAAGTATGGATAAGAACAAAGCCCTTAAATGATGAAGAGTATAAAAAGCTTTCGTCCGAATTAGAAAAAATTCTTGGTAAATATACAGGGAAGGATTTAACAACCATAGAGCCTACAATAAGTAAAGAATTAACTGAAAAGGCTATTCTTGCTTCAGTTTTAGCAGTAATAGTAATGTTAGTCTATATTACACTGAGATTTAGATTTGATTATGCAATTTCTGCAATTGTAGGTGAAACCTTTGTAATTTTAGGTACCATTGGTCTTTTTTCAATTTTCCAGTGGGAGGTAAGTCCTTCCTTTATTGCAGCTTTATTAACATTACTTGGTTATGACATTAATGATGCCATTATTGTTTTTGACAGAATAAGAGAAAATATAAAGTTGTATCCTAAAGAGGATTTCGTGAAAGTAGCAAATAAGAGTATAAACCAGGTTTTAGTAAGAACTTTGTATACTGTTATTACTACTTTGCTTGCTATTACTCCTTTATTAATTATGGGTGGTGAGGTTTTAAGACCCTTTATTATTGCATTATATTTAGGTATCCTTTTAGGTACCTATTCCAACATATTTGTTGCATCAGGACTACTTACTGAATTTAGAGAAGTAAGAAAAGCTTAA